A stretch of the Salminus brasiliensis chromosome 23, fSalBra1.hap2, whole genome shotgun sequence genome encodes the following:
- the LOC140546138 gene encoding uncharacterized protein — protein MFLLRQNISKQQCRRNDAPRVHEQWTFKSYTLDDVKRQFRRRSSHARSLTSANRIRKHTTTHFGYITLNLAMRDLQEAPADLWELCELEKLNLSLNLLCTLPSDLGALENLVVLNIWGNELVNLPPEIGLLRNLRVLFAYHNRLCEVPEELGCCSKLEVLSLANNQLTGLPAKLTYMQRLTKLNLSHNRMAHVPACVYALKNLVFLDLAHNVLENIAEQVQDLVNLKILILEGNYIRTLPRNLCFLTGLELLNVDFNDLQSIPTEMYMLKKLEKLACHPLDKGLHIIHNPLHKAIQDVIRGGLKALYNYLKPA, from the coding sequence ATGTTCCTTTTGAGGCAAAACATTTCGAAGCAGCAGTGTCGTAGAAACGATGCTCCAAGAGTCCATGAGCAATGGACGTTTAAAAGCTACACGCTGGACGATGTGAAAAGACAGTTTAGGCGCAGAAGCAGCCATGCTCGTAGCCTGACATCAGCCAACCGGATTCGCAAGCACACCACCACCCACTTTGgctacatcacactaaatctgGCCATGAGGGACCTGCAGGAAGCTCCTGCCGACCTGTGGGAACTCTGTGAGCTGGAGAAGCTCAACCTGTCCCTAAACCTTTTGTGCACGCTGCCATCTGATCTGGGGGCTCTGGAGAACCTTGTGGTGCTCAACATTTGGGGGAATGAGCTGGTCAACCTTCCTCCTGAGATCGGGCTCCTACGGAATCTGAGGGTGCTCTTTGCCTACCATAATCGCCTCTGCGAGGTTCCTGAGGAACTGGGCTGCTGCTCCAAACTTGAAGTCCTCAGCCTGGCCAACAATCAGCTGACTGGACTCCCGGCTAAGCTGACATACATGCAAAGGCTGACCAAGCTCAACTTGAGCCACAACCGAATGGCACATGTGCCTGCCTGCGTCTATGCCTTGAAGAATCTTGTCTTCCTGGACTTGGCCCACAATGTTCTAGAGAACATTGCTGAGCAGGTCCAGGACTTGGTCAATCTTAAGATCTTGATCTTGGAAGGGAACTACATCCGTACTTTGCCCAGGAATCTTTGCTTTCTGACCGGTTTGGAGCTCCTTAATGTGGACTTCAATGACCTGCAGAGCATTCCGACGGAGATGTACATGCTCAAGAAGCTGGAGAAACTGGCTTGCCATCCGCTGGATAAGGGACTTCATATAATCCACAATCCTCTTCACAAAGCCATACAGGACGTTATACGAGGCGGGCTGAAGGCTCTGTATAACTACCTAAAACCAGCCTGA